The proteins below are encoded in one region of Patescibacteria group bacterium:
- a CDS encoding glycosyltransferase family 4 protein, whose protein sequence is MKVGIDISQMAFPGTGVGIYTRNLVTSLLKTNNDLVLFGASLRKQKEFKVFPQTKVFPIPPTLLEILWNQLHTLPVESLIGKVDVFHSSDWTQPPTTAKKITTIHDLVVYKYPQSSHPKIVAAQKRRLEWVKKEVDAVIAISQSTKKDIVKTLNIPQEKIKVIYEATTMKKGQVKKSERPYILAVGTREPRKNLGRLIQAYQLLKTKDVDLVIAGKYGWGEKEETVNGVKLLGYVPNDQLADLYTNAAVFVYPSLYEGFGIPILEAFNCDCPVITSNVSSMPEVGGDAAIYIDPLDANDLAEKIETVLEMNKSKKDALIKKGRGQASKFSWEETARQTAKAYETLS, encoded by the coding sequence ATGAAAGTCGGAATAGATATCAGCCAAATGGCGTTTCCCGGAACGGGGGTGGGGATTTATACCCGAAACCTCGTAACGAGCCTGTTAAAGACAAATAATGATTTAGTTTTGTTTGGAGCAAGTCTTCGCAAGCAGAAAGAATTTAAAGTTTTTCCGCAAACAAAAGTTTTTCCGATCCCGCCGACACTGCTAGAAATATTATGGAACCAACTGCACACGCTGCCGGTGGAAAGTTTAATCGGAAAGGTCGACGTTTTTCATTCTTCTGATTGGACTCAACCACCGACGACGGCCAAGAAAATTACGACAATTCATGACCTGGTCGTTTATAAATATCCGCAATCATCACATCCAAAAATAGTCGCCGCGCAAAAAAGAAGACTCGAATGGGTGAAAAAGGAAGTGGATGCGGTTATTGCTATCTCCCAGTCGACCAAAAAAGATATTGTGAAAACTCTCAATATTCCGCAGGAGAAAATTAAAGTAATTTACGAAGCTACAACGATGAAGAAGGGGCAAGTCAAAAAAAGCGAGCGGCCTTATATTTTAGCCGTCGGAACCAGAGAACCACGTAAGAACCTGGGCCGGCTAATCCAGGCTTATCAACTCTTAAAAACTAAGGATGTCGATCTCGTAATTGCCGGAAAATATGGTTGGGGCGAGAAAGAAGAAACAGTAAACGGCGTCAAACTTTTAGGATATGTCCCCAACGATCAGCTGGCTGACTTGTACACTAACGCCGCGGTGTTTGTGTACCCGAGCCTTTATGAAGGGTTCGGAATTCCGATATTAGAAGCCTTCAATTGCGATTGTCCGGTAATTACCAGCAATGTTTCCAGCATGCCCGAAGTGGGCGGCGACGCGGCTATTTATATTGACCCTCTCGATGCAAACGATCTTGCGGAAAAGATTGAGACGGTATTGGAAATGAACAAATCTAAAAAAGATGCCCTTATTAAGAAGGGCCGCGGCCAGGCCAGTAA
- a CDS encoding glycosyltransferase family 39 protein: MIYVILLLGFAVRLINLNQSLWLDEAITLQAIKSNTFGELVSKFAPGDFHPPLYYLFLKWWDGIFGYSEIASRIPSVLFGIVTVFLVFKIGEKLFSRRAGILAALFLAVNPLAVYYSQEARMYSLAMMLVASAIYFLLEKKWLAFAAAVVLSLYTDYLPALMLPVYFFITRYKKTFLKYFSVIILFMLPAVPLLLNQLGNGLSAAGTSWGDTLGRTNLKTLALLPVKFIFGRVSVENKYLYGLITGGVGIGYFLTLARNQEKRLWLWFLTPLFLAAVISFKVPVFTYFRFLFVLPAFVLLLSRAGKIAAGLVVIVSLLSLVYFNFNPKFWREDWRSAAQYADTINSRVVMPNLAQSAPLLYYKPDLQIMDQSNFNLNGAQTVYLVRYVQEIFDPKDLERQIIEANGYKLVEQKSFNNLLIWKYSL; the protein is encoded by the coding sequence GTGATTTACGTTATTTTACTACTGGGATTTGCTGTCCGGCTGATCAACCTGAACCAGTCGCTTTGGCTGGATGAGGCGATAACCCTTCAGGCGATTAAAAGCAATACGTTTGGCGAGTTGGTTTCAAAATTTGCTCCCGGCGATTTCCATCCACCGCTGTACTATTTGTTCCTGAAATGGTGGGACGGAATATTTGGTTACAGCGAAATTGCCAGCCGAATTCCATCGGTTTTGTTTGGAATAGTGACGGTGTTTCTGGTATTCAAAATCGGCGAGAAACTCTTTTCCCGTCGGGCGGGGATTTTGGCGGCATTATTTTTAGCCGTTAATCCCCTCGCGGTTTATTATTCCCAAGAAGCCCGGATGTATTCTTTGGCGATGATGCTGGTGGCGTCGGCTATCTACTTTTTACTGGAGAAAAAGTGGCTGGCATTTGCTGCCGCTGTGGTTTTATCTTTGTACACGGATTATCTTCCGGCCTTGATGCTGCCGGTATATTTTTTCATTACCCGCTATAAAAAAACTTTTCTGAAATATTTTTCCGTCATCATTTTGTTCATGCTGCCGGCTGTCCCCCTTCTACTTAACCAATTGGGCAACGGGCTAAGCGCGGCAGGGACTTCCTGGGGCGATACTTTGGGTCGGACAAATTTAAAAACCTTGGCCTTACTGCCGGTAAAATTTATTTTTGGCCGGGTGAGTGTCGAGAATAAATATCTCTATGGTCTAATCACCGGCGGTGTGGGAATAGGTTATTTCTTGACACTTGCCAGAAATCAGGAAAAAAGACTTTGGCTGTGGTTTTTGACTCCGCTGTTTTTAGCCGCTGTAATTTCTTTTAAGGTTCCTGTCTTTACATATTTCCGATTCCTATTTGTTTTGCCCGCTTTTGTTCTGTTGCTTTCCAGAGCGGGAAAGATCGCTGCCGGATTAGTCGTTATTGTCAGTCTTTTAAGTTTGGTCTATTTCAACTTTAATCCCAAATTCTGGCGGGAGGACTGGCGATCGGCAGCGCAGTATGCGGATACTATTAATAGTAGGGTCGTTATGCCCAACCTGGCTCAATCCGCCCCGCTTCTTTACTACAAACCGGATTTGCAAATTATGGACCAATCTAATTTTAATCTAAACGGCGCCCAGACGGTCTATTTGGTTCGTTATGTCCAAGAAATTTTCGATCCAAAGGATCTGGAAAGGCAAATAATTGAGGCTAACGGGTATAAACTGGTAGAGCAAAAAAGTTTTAATAATCTGTTAATCTGGAAATACTCTTTATGA